The Streptomyces sp. HUAS CB01 genome has a segment encoding these proteins:
- a CDS encoding non-ribosomal peptide synthetase, whose protein sequence is MSESLAERIAALPKSRRALFQALAGRNGGRAAVREDPEPAPRDPAEPPVLSFAQRRLWFVDQLQPGSPAYNVPVATRIRGPLDVPALHGALQDLVDRHEILRTVHEDVPGAAEAVPRVLQGHRLPLPVTELPDEDAVRAFYDADASAPFDLAGDIPLRASLARIAADDHVLVLNLHHIVTDGWSMRLLTTELECAYAARTGADAPPLPPLALQYADFAAWQRRRISGDRLERLTGFWREELAGASPVDLPTDRPRPAVFGHSGASRYIELPPRLIARLRDFGKSEGATLYMTLLAGFAATLRRWTGQDDIVVGTSVSGRDHPAFSDLVGFFVNTLPLRIGAPGDLSFAGLVRATRQTTLQAYAHQELPFDLIVDTAGLPRDPSRPPLTSVMFLLDETPDTAPALAGLTTEPLDFASRATKYDLMISVHDTGSTVRALVEYPTDLFDAATVDRLLGHFLTTLEGAVDRPGTPLRDLPLLTEAERRAALDDWNATRAPFPQDACLHQLFEEHADRRPDAAAVVCGGLGGWTVSYRELEERANRLAHRLTEAGAGPDRTVALCLRRGPGLITAILAVLKAGAAYVPLDPEYPQERLRLLIEDAAPPIVVSDAELVGRLPLGPGTARVLLDADRRLLETLPATRPAVPVTSRDLAYVIFTSGSTGTPKGIALEHRGVVNNLLDLNRSYGIGPGDAVLALSSPSFDMSVYETLGMLAAGGTVVLPDPAAAKDPAHWAELIERHGVTVWNSAPALLGLLLDQLEHASGPALPGLRAAFLGGDWIPVTQPDRIRAFAPGLRFAALGGATEASIHSVEHRVGRVEPGWTKLPYGRPMANQRTYILDPEDRLVPVGVPGELHLGGTGLARGYLNRPELTAEKFVHVELEPGRTERLYRTGDLARYLPDGTVELLGRTDFRIKLNGLRIEPGEVEGALRDLPGVREAVVVARQEADSARLVGHIVPEDGAVPDTAALRTALGTVLPPHCVPAELVVLERLPLSPNGKVDRKALPDPRAVAAPSAGSPAATAAPARGTPAARRIAAVWADVLGLADIGADDDFFALGGDSFAAVRAVRAVAEALPEAHELRVVDLFSNPTPAGLAARAAELGGGSGDGTGPHRLLHRLSTRAEGDRAAALTLVCFPHGGGDAIAYQPLAAELPPHIELLAVSPPGHDPLAPGPMLPVSEFAELAAREIARTVTGPFAVYGHCAGVVAALETTRVLERDGLRPVALHLAAALPEDDPDFALEMERTSSDDDLVTYLTAMDGFDGVLDDSDLTAVMRMVRHDMTEAARFFARTPQGYERPLATPLTCVVGDADDATQGYEQGHRAWGRYARDLRLAVIPGGRHYFAKHLPDRLAALLADLHRNGGTHV, encoded by the coding sequence GTGAGCGAGTCCCTCGCCGAACGCATAGCCGCACTGCCGAAGTCCCGCCGGGCACTGTTCCAGGCCCTCGCGGGCCGCAACGGGGGACGTGCCGCCGTACGGGAGGACCCGGAGCCCGCGCCGCGGGACCCCGCCGAGCCGCCGGTGCTCTCCTTCGCCCAGCGCCGGCTGTGGTTCGTCGACCAGCTCCAGCCCGGCAGCCCGGCCTACAACGTGCCGGTCGCCACCCGCATCCGCGGCCCCCTCGACGTCCCCGCCCTCCACGGGGCGCTGCAGGACCTCGTGGACCGTCACGAGATCCTGCGCACCGTCCACGAGGACGTCCCGGGCGCGGCCGAGGCAGTGCCCCGGGTGCTGCAGGGGCACCGGCTGCCGCTGCCGGTGACCGAACTCCCCGACGAGGACGCGGTGCGCGCCTTCTACGACGCGGACGCCTCCGCGCCCTTCGACCTGGCGGGGGACATCCCGCTGCGCGCCTCGCTCGCCCGGATCGCCGCCGACGACCACGTCCTCGTCCTCAACCTGCACCACATCGTCACCGACGGCTGGTCCATGCGGCTGCTGACCACCGAACTGGAGTGCGCCTACGCGGCGCGGACCGGAGCGGACGCCCCACCACTGCCCCCGCTCGCCCTCCAGTACGCGGACTTCGCCGCCTGGCAGCGCCGCCGCATCAGCGGCGACCGGCTGGAACGACTCACCGGCTTCTGGCGCGAGGAACTCGCCGGCGCGAGCCCCGTGGACCTGCCCACCGACCGGCCCCGGCCGGCCGTGTTCGGCCACTCCGGAGCGTCCCGCTACATCGAGCTGCCGCCGCGGCTCATCGCCCGGCTGAGGGACTTCGGCAAGTCCGAGGGCGCCACCCTCTACATGACGCTGCTGGCCGGGTTCGCCGCCACCCTGCGCCGCTGGACCGGCCAGGACGACATCGTCGTCGGCACGTCCGTGTCCGGCCGCGACCATCCCGCTTTCAGCGACCTCGTCGGCTTCTTCGTCAACACCCTGCCGCTGCGCATCGGCGCGCCCGGAGACCTCTCGTTCGCCGGACTCGTCCGCGCCACCCGGCAGACCACCCTGCAGGCCTACGCCCACCAGGAACTGCCCTTCGACCTGATCGTGGACACGGCCGGACTGCCGCGCGACCCCAGCCGGCCGCCGCTCACCTCCGTGATGTTCCTGCTCGACGAGACCCCCGACACCGCGCCCGCGCTCGCCGGACTCACCACCGAGCCCCTCGACTTCGCCTCCCGCGCCACCAAGTACGACCTGATGATCAGCGTCCACGACACCGGCAGCACCGTCCGCGCCCTGGTGGAGTACCCCACCGACCTCTTCGACGCCGCCACCGTCGACCGGCTCCTCGGCCACTTCCTCACCACCCTCGAAGGAGCCGTCGACCGCCCGGGGACGCCGCTCCGCGACCTCCCGCTGCTGACCGAGGCCGAGCGCCGCGCCGCGCTCGACGACTGGAACGCCACCCGGGCCCCGTTCCCCCAGGACGCGTGCCTCCACCAGCTGTTCGAGGAGCACGCCGACCGCCGGCCGGACGCCGCGGCGGTCGTCTGCGGCGGCCTGGGCGGCTGGACGGTCAGCTACCGGGAGCTCGAGGAGCGCGCGAACCGGCTCGCCCACCGGCTCACCGAGGCGGGCGCGGGCCCCGACCGGACCGTCGCCCTGTGCCTGCGCCGCGGTCCCGGACTGATCACCGCGATCCTCGCCGTCCTCAAGGCCGGGGCGGCCTACGTGCCGCTCGACCCCGAGTACCCGCAGGAGCGCCTGCGCCTGCTGATCGAGGACGCGGCACCGCCGATCGTGGTCTCCGACGCGGAGCTCGTGGGCCGGCTGCCGCTCGGCCCCGGCACCGCCCGGGTCCTCCTGGACGCCGACCGGCGGCTGCTGGAGACGCTGCCCGCGACCCGGCCCGCCGTCCCCGTCACCTCCCGCGACCTCGCGTACGTCATCTTCACCTCGGGCTCCACCGGCACGCCCAAGGGCATCGCCCTGGAACACCGCGGAGTGGTCAACAACCTGCTCGACCTCAACCGGTCCTACGGCATCGGCCCCGGCGACGCCGTCCTCGCCCTCTCCTCGCCCAGCTTCGACATGAGCGTGTACGAGACGCTCGGCATGCTCGCGGCCGGCGGCACGGTCGTCCTGCCGGATCCCGCGGCCGCCAAGGACCCGGCCCACTGGGCCGAGCTGATCGAGCGCCACGGCGTGACCGTGTGGAACTCCGCGCCCGCGCTGCTCGGGCTGCTCCTCGACCAGCTGGAGCACGCTTCCGGACCTGCGCTGCCCGGCCTGCGGGCCGCCTTCCTCGGCGGCGACTGGATCCCCGTCACCCAGCCCGACCGGATCCGGGCCTTCGCCCCCGGGCTGCGGTTCGCCGCGCTCGGCGGGGCGACCGAGGCGTCCATCCACTCCGTCGAGCACCGGGTGGGCCGCGTCGAGCCGGGCTGGACGAAACTGCCGTACGGCCGGCCGATGGCCAACCAGCGCACGTACATCCTCGACCCCGAGGACCGGCTCGTGCCGGTCGGCGTGCCCGGCGAACTCCACCTCGGCGGGACCGGGCTGGCCCGCGGCTACCTCAACCGGCCGGAGCTGACCGCGGAGAAGTTCGTCCACGTCGAGCTCGAACCGGGGCGCACCGAACGGCTGTACCGGACCGGGGACCTCGCCCGCTATCTGCCCGACGGCACCGTCGAACTGCTCGGCCGCACCGACTTCCGCATCAAGCTCAACGGGCTGCGCATCGAACCCGGCGAGGTGGAGGGCGCCCTGCGCGACCTGCCCGGCGTCCGTGAGGCCGTCGTCGTCGCCCGGCAGGAGGCGGACTCGGCACGCCTCGTGGGCCACATCGTGCCGGAGGACGGCGCGGTCCCGGACACCGCCGCCCTGCGCACCGCCCTCGGCACGGTGCTGCCCCCGCACTGCGTGCCCGCCGAACTCGTCGTCCTGGAGCGGCTGCCGCTCAGTCCCAACGGCAAGGTCGACCGCAAGGCCCTGCCCGATCCGCGGGCCGTCGCCGCTCCCTCGGCCGGATCCCCCGCCGCGACGGCGGCCCCGGCCCGGGGGACACCCGCGGCCCGCCGGATCGCCGCCGTCTGGGCCGACGTCCTCGGACTCGCCGACATCGGCGCCGACGACGACTTCTTCGCCCTCGGCGGCGACTCGTTCGCCGCCGTACGCGCGGTCCGCGCCGTCGCCGAGGCCCTGCCGGAGGCGCACGAACTGCGCGTGGTCGACCTGTTCAGCAACCCGACCCCGGCCGGCCTGGCCGCCCGCGCCGCCGAACTGGGCGGCGGCAGCGGCGACGGGACGGGACCCCACCGGCTGCTGCACCGGCTGTCCACCCGGGCCGAGGGCGACCGTGCCGCCGCCCTGACCCTGGTGTGCTTCCCCCACGGCGGCGGCGACGCCATCGCCTACCAGCCGCTGGCCGCCGAACTGCCCCCGCACATCGAGCTGCTGGCCGTGTCCCCGCCCGGACACGACCCCCTCGCCCCGGGCCCCATGCTCCCGGTCTCCGAGTTCGCCGAACTCGCCGCCCGCGAGATCGCCCGCACCGTCACCGGCCCGTTCGCGGTCTACGGCCACTGCGCCGGCGTCGTCGCCGCCCTGGAGACCACACGGGTGCTGGAACGCGACGGGCTGCGGCCCGTGGCGCTCCACCTGGCCGCCGCACTCCCGGAGGACGACCCCGACTTCGCCCTGGAGATGGAACGCACTTCCAGCGACGACGACCTCGTCACCTACCTCACCGCCATGGACGGCTTCGACGGCGTCCTCGACGACAGCGACCTGACCGCCGTCATGCGGATGGTCCGGCACGACATGACCGAGGCCGCCCGGTTCTTCGCCCGCACGCCCCAGGGCTACGAACGGCCGCTCGCCACCCCGCTCACCTGCGTCGTCGGGGACGCGGACGACGCCACCCAGGGATACGAGCAGGGCCATCGCGCGTGGGGCCGGTACGCCCGTGACCTGCGGCTCGCCGTGATCCCCGGCGGCCGCCACTACTTCGCCAAGCATCTGCCCGACCGGCTCGCCGCGCTGCTGGCCGATCTGCACCGCAACGGAGGAACCCATGTCTGA
- a CDS encoding MFS transporter — MALGRHSDFNRLWFGQTVSNFGDKISLLALPTLAVVFLDGGAFEVGVLGALRFLPFLLLAPVAGLVADRVSRRMVMIVADLGRFLALGTIPLAFALDSVTMTHVYVVACATGILTTFFEVSYQSWLPQLIGTDNLVEGNTKLQISRSVAEAVGAGAGGALIQFLGAARAITADALTFLVSLVALLLIRHRETRSKVEETKASAKAEMKEGLKTLFGTPVLRSLFTANVVVNLGAAMGDALLIVYAYKVLDLSPGQVGAAFAVMSVFVIVGAVLSEQVSKALTLGRTLVLTAVVLGAGYILVPTGGAVAGFVGLIVVQAVIGFVSPMFDIHVLSLVQGVTPNEQMGRVSGTALSAVYGALSLGYLAGGALGEALGLTGALAVAGAITAIGGLTLLGGPVAAIKEMPGGDSPEAQDTPGAEPAASAGDDAKIRA; from the coding sequence ATGGCACTCGGTCGGCATTCCGATTTCAACCGCCTGTGGTTCGGGCAGACCGTCAGCAACTTCGGTGACAAGATCTCGCTGCTCGCGCTGCCGACCCTCGCGGTCGTCTTTCTCGACGGGGGAGCGTTCGAGGTCGGCGTGCTCGGCGCGCTGCGCTTCCTGCCGTTCCTCCTGCTCGCCCCGGTCGCCGGGCTCGTCGCCGACCGGGTCTCGCGCCGCATGGTCATGATCGTGGCCGACCTGGGCCGCTTCCTGGCGCTCGGCACGATCCCGCTGGCCTTCGCACTCGACTCCGTCACGATGACGCACGTCTACGTCGTGGCCTGCGCCACCGGCATCCTGACCACCTTCTTCGAGGTCTCGTACCAGTCCTGGCTGCCGCAGCTGATCGGCACCGACAACCTCGTCGAGGGCAACACCAAGCTCCAGATCAGCCGCAGCGTCGCCGAGGCGGTCGGCGCCGGCGCCGGTGGCGCGCTGATCCAGTTCCTCGGCGCCGCCCGTGCGATCACGGCGGACGCGCTCACCTTCCTCGTCTCGCTGGTCGCCCTGCTCCTCATCCGGCACCGTGAAACCCGCTCCAAGGTGGAGGAGACGAAGGCCTCGGCCAAGGCCGAGATGAAGGAGGGCCTCAAGACCCTCTTCGGAACCCCCGTCCTGCGCAGCCTGTTCACCGCCAACGTCGTCGTCAACCTCGGTGCCGCGATGGGTGACGCGCTGCTGATCGTGTACGCGTACAAGGTCCTCGACCTCAGCCCCGGCCAGGTGGGCGCGGCCTTCGCCGTGATGTCGGTCTTCGTGATCGTCGGCGCGGTGCTGTCCGAGCAGGTCTCCAAGGCACTCACGCTCGGCCGCACCCTGGTCCTGACGGCGGTCGTCCTGGGCGCCGGCTACATCCTCGTCCCGACCGGCGGCGCCGTCGCCGGCTTCGTCGGACTGATCGTGGTCCAGGCCGTCATCGGCTTCGTGTCCCCGATGTTCGACATCCACGTCCTCAGCCTGGTCCAGGGCGTCACGCCCAACGAGCAGATGGGACGCGTCAGCGGCACCGCCCTCTCGGCGGTCTACGGCGCCCTGTCCCTCGGCTACCTGGCAGGCGGCGCGCTGGGCGAGGCACTCGGCCTGACCGGCGCCCTGGCAGTCGCCGGAGCGATCACCGCCATCGGCGGTCTGACGCTCCTCGGCGGTCCCGTCGCGGCCATCAAGGAGATGCCCGGCGGCGACAGCCCCGAGGCGCAGGACACCCCGGGCGCCGAGCCCGCGGCGTCCGCCGGGGACGACGCGAAGATCCGCGCGTAG
- a CDS encoding winged helix DNA-binding domain-containing protein, with product MERRTADRLLRAHAQAIGGRARERTVAGALERVVAVQAQDLGAAALGLRTRVDGLTAEDVRRATDSERTAVRGWFMRGTLQLVPAADARWLLGLLGPVQLALGARRLRELGLDEALCDRASRLIVKAVDGEGPLTRAELTARLTTLGVESTGQSAFHLIRRAALSGLICHGPQRDGEATFVLLDDWLPAGGPQPPTGEAAENELARRYRRAHGPSDAADFAHWSGLRATVCKRAWAAVGEAPRECAEEIPRGDVRLLPAFDNYLVGYRRRDLSVPAAHERRVWPGGGIIRATVMVDGWAVGTWSGGRNGGAPVVEPFAGGEPPEAVATDEVAREGIEAGIARESADLARFYNASHTLSTPGLQPPGFVTGH from the coding sequence GTGGAACGACGAACCGCCGACCGGCTGCTGAGGGCACACGCACAGGCGATCGGGGGCCGGGCCCGTGAGAGGACGGTCGCCGGCGCCCTGGAGCGGGTCGTCGCCGTCCAGGCGCAGGACCTCGGCGCCGCCGCCCTCGGCCTGCGCACCCGCGTCGACGGGCTGACCGCCGAGGACGTACGTCGAGCCACGGACTCCGAACGGACCGCCGTACGCGGCTGGTTCATGCGCGGCACGCTCCAGCTCGTCCCGGCCGCCGACGCCCGCTGGCTGCTCGGTCTCCTCGGGCCCGTCCAGCTGGCCCTCGGTGCCCGCCGGCTGAGGGAACTCGGTCTGGACGAGGCCCTGTGCGACCGTGCGTCCCGGCTGATCGTGAAGGCCGTCGACGGCGAAGGGCCGCTCACCCGCGCCGAACTCACCGCACGCCTCACCACCCTGGGAGTCGAGTCCACGGGCCAGTCCGCGTTCCACCTCATCCGGCGCGCGGCACTCTCCGGACTGATCTGCCACGGCCCTCAGCGCGACGGCGAGGCCACCTTCGTCCTCCTCGACGACTGGCTGCCGGCCGGCGGCCCGCAGCCCCCGACCGGGGAGGCCGCGGAGAACGAACTCGCCCGCCGCTACCGGCGGGCACACGGACCCTCGGACGCGGCCGATTTCGCGCACTGGTCAGGATTGCGCGCCACCGTCTGCAAAAGGGCCTGGGCGGCCGTCGGAGAAGCCCCGCGGGAATGCGCGGAGGAAATTCCCCGCGGCGATGTGCGGTTGCTGCCGGCCTTCGACAACTACCTTGTCGGATACCGGCGCAGGGACCTGTCGGTGCCCGCAGCCCACGAGCGCCGCGTCTGGCCGGGCGGCGGCATCATCCGCGCGACCGTCATGGTCGACGGCTGGGCGGTGGGCACCTGGTCCGGAGGCCGGAACGGCGGTGCGCCCGTCGTCGAGCCCTTCGCCGGCGGCGAGCCGCCGGAGGCGGTGGCGACGGACGAGGTCGCGAGGGAGGGGATCGAGGCCGGGATCGCCCGCGAGAGCGCCGATCTCGCACGGTTCTACAACGCTTCTCATACGCTCTCTACGCCAGGTCTCCAACCGCCCGGATTCGTAACCGGACACTAA
- a CDS encoding amino acid adenylation domain-containing protein, which yields MTTALTDFNRTDTDFPRTGYAELLAAQAARTPAAPALVHGGRVWTFEELETATNRLAHALIARGAGPGERIGLCYPRGADYVVGSLAILKTGSAIVALDPVNPDERLTAMIADAGPLLVLAPPETAARLPGDTARAEVATAGLDRPGTPVGVATGPDTVSHLIYTSGSTGTPKAVLERHGALTNLVHWTARAYGVRPGDRASWMSTPGFAVQIMEWLPYLPLGAAVHIPEAGRAQTPEQIRDWLVAERITHTMLVAALAEPVWALDWPADSALRVLVTTAERVHSWPPTDTPFRVVMTYGTTETTNVLTCLDLGAGVDFTSQATPEAIRAARQVPVGVPIANMRVHLLDEHDRPVADGEVGRLHVSGAGVAAGYHGRPDLTAAKFRTGVVVDGDPHPVLYDTGDLARRREDGAVELLGRSDAQVKIRGFRVELGEVETHVARVDGVTEAVVVVQERAADDRRLVAYVAAEPGTDPRPADIRAAVARTLPYYMVPSGVVVLSALPRLANGKVDRRALPEPPEPHDGVSTGYEPPRNEIEDGLVRLWAGAFRTEVVGIHDNFFDLGGHSLLAFQLIDEIRRRYGVELSLSDLSSRPTVAELGEIVVTRREGGRDGFGGLPAIVPDPAARFAPFPLTESQQALWIGRGGLVDLGNVGCHGYFEWDSERLDVPRFETAWRRLVERHDALRTRILPDGTQQVYEEVPDHDIPVTDLGALDADAREAELAALRERLAHQVLDADSWPLFDVRISLLGDGRARIHLCLDFLVADAWSYFQVLVPDLVAYYADPSAQLPPLELTFRDYVLAVGNSLRDSELYRRSEWYWRDRLAGLPPAPELPERPADAPELPVRFERLSHVVPTDLWNRIQERAGDRKVTPSGVLAAAYAEILGRASGQARFTVNFPLFNRLPLHPQVNSLLADTTTTLLLAVEHRASTFAGRAQDLQRRLWADLEHRYFSGVQVLRELTKLRGTLAPAMPVVMTSLAGHPPNYEQNELGVPVYGISQTPQVSLDFQVFEKAGGLTFNWDHLPAVYPDGLIEGMFEDFVALIESLGEEDAWERHSPPPGEEAALAEAAGERDTGDAWERYWAGIERTGRGGDVIWDADSGEEFSWLLDQAKRHFRDDMPVVDLGCGNGRYSRELAAHYPRVVGVDVSTSAIEHAVREAREEGVANVDHLAVDMTDAAQAAALGEGPYNIFVRGVFHVLDDAARARLASVAGRLLGRDGVLIVHEPDYSSNSFGYLGFVGGKRGRAEDLVGPLEAAGVRHSHRFTRPELAAAFPADDWEVVHDQAVQLHAVDPESDSEALLLPGYYAVLRRRQ from the coding sequence GTGACCACCGCACTGACCGACTTCAACCGCACCGACACGGACTTCCCCCGCACCGGCTATGCGGAGCTCCTCGCCGCACAGGCCGCCCGTACCCCGGCGGCCCCGGCCCTCGTGCACGGCGGCCGGGTCTGGACGTTCGAGGAGCTGGAGACCGCCACCAACCGGCTCGCGCACGCCCTGATCGCCCGGGGCGCCGGACCCGGTGAGCGGATCGGCCTGTGCTATCCGCGCGGCGCCGACTACGTCGTCGGATCCCTCGCGATCCTGAAGACGGGCTCCGCGATCGTGGCGCTCGACCCGGTCAACCCCGACGAGCGGCTCACCGCGATGATCGCCGACGCCGGGCCCCTGCTGGTGCTCGCGCCCCCCGAGACCGCCGCACGCCTGCCCGGGGACACGGCCCGTGCCGAGGTCGCCACCGCCGGTCTCGACCGGCCGGGCACCCCGGTCGGGGTGGCCACCGGACCCGACACCGTCAGCCACCTCATCTACACCTCCGGGTCCACCGGAACCCCCAAGGCCGTCCTGGAGCGGCACGGCGCGCTCACCAACCTGGTGCACTGGACCGCCCGCGCCTACGGGGTGCGCCCCGGGGACCGGGCGTCCTGGATGTCGACACCGGGCTTCGCCGTGCAGATCATGGAATGGCTGCCCTATCTGCCCCTCGGCGCCGCCGTCCACATTCCCGAGGCGGGCCGGGCGCAGACACCGGAGCAGATCCGCGACTGGCTCGTCGCCGAGCGCATCACCCACACCATGCTGGTCGCCGCTCTCGCCGAGCCCGTCTGGGCACTCGACTGGCCCGCGGACTCCGCGCTGCGCGTCCTGGTGACGACGGCGGAGCGCGTGCACTCCTGGCCGCCCACCGACACACCGTTCCGGGTCGTGATGACGTATGGAACCACGGAGACGACCAACGTCCTGACCTGCCTCGACCTCGGCGCGGGCGTCGACTTCACCAGCCAGGCCACGCCCGAGGCGATCCGTGCCGCCCGTCAGGTCCCCGTCGGCGTTCCCATCGCCAACATGCGGGTGCACCTGCTGGACGAGCACGACCGCCCGGTCGCCGACGGCGAGGTGGGACGGCTCCACGTCTCCGGTGCCGGCGTGGCCGCCGGCTACCACGGCCGCCCCGACCTCACCGCCGCGAAGTTCCGCACCGGCGTCGTCGTCGACGGCGACCCGCATCCGGTGCTGTACGACACCGGGGACCTGGCGCGCCGCCGCGAGGACGGCGCCGTCGAACTCCTCGGCCGCTCCGACGCCCAGGTGAAGATCCGCGGTTTCCGGGTGGAACTGGGCGAGGTCGAGACCCATGTGGCCCGTGTCGACGGCGTCACCGAGGCCGTGGTGGTCGTCCAGGAGCGCGCCGCCGACGACCGGCGGCTGGTGGCGTACGTCGCAGCGGAACCCGGCACGGACCCCCGTCCCGCCGACATCCGGGCCGCCGTGGCCCGCACCCTGCCCTACTACATGGTGCCGTCCGGCGTCGTCGTCCTGTCCGCCCTGCCCCGCCTGGCCAACGGCAAGGTCGACCGGCGCGCCCTTCCCGAGCCGCCCGAGCCCCACGACGGCGTCAGCACCGGCTACGAGCCCCCGCGCAACGAGATCGAGGACGGGCTGGTCCGGCTGTGGGCCGGGGCGTTCCGTACCGAGGTCGTCGGCATCCACGACAACTTCTTCGACCTCGGCGGCCATTCGCTGCTCGCCTTCCAGCTGATCGACGAGATCCGCCGGCGCTACGGCGTCGAACTCAGCCTGTCCGACCTGTCCTCCCGCCCGACCGTCGCCGAACTGGGCGAGATCGTCGTGACCCGGCGCGAGGGCGGACGGGACGGCTTCGGCGGACTGCCCGCCATCGTGCCCGATCCGGCCGCCCGCTTCGCGCCCTTCCCGCTGACGGAGAGCCAGCAGGCGCTGTGGATCGGCCGCGGCGGACTCGTCGACCTCGGCAACGTCGGCTGCCACGGCTACTTCGAGTGGGACAGCGAGCGCCTCGACGTACCCCGCTTCGAGACCGCGTGGCGCCGCCTCGTCGAGCGCCACGACGCCCTGCGCACCCGCATCCTCCCCGACGGCACCCAGCAGGTGTACGAGGAGGTGCCCGACCACGACATCCCCGTCACCGACCTCGGCGCGCTGGACGCGGACGCCCGCGAGGCCGAACTCGCCGCCCTGCGCGAACGGCTGGCCCACCAGGTCCTCGACGCCGACAGCTGGCCCCTGTTCGACGTACGGATCAGCCTGCTCGGCGACGGTCGCGCCCGGATCCACCTCTGCCTCGACTTCCTGGTCGCCGACGCCTGGAGCTACTTCCAGGTCCTCGTGCCGGACCTCGTCGCCTACTACGCCGACCCGTCGGCCCAACTCCCTCCGCTGGAGCTGACGTTCCGCGACTACGTGCTGGCCGTCGGCAACTCCCTGCGGGACAGCGAGCTCTACCGCCGCTCGGAGTGGTACTGGCGGGACCGCCTCGCCGGGCTGCCGCCCGCGCCGGAGCTCCCCGAGCGCCCGGCCGACGCCCCGGAGCTCCCGGTGCGCTTCGAGCGGCTCAGCCACGTCGTCCCCACCGACCTGTGGAACCGCATCCAGGAGCGGGCCGGTGACCGCAAGGTCACCCCGTCGGGAGTGCTCGCCGCCGCCTACGCCGAGATCCTCGGCAGGGCCTCCGGGCAGGCCCGGTTCACCGTCAACTTCCCGCTCTTCAACCGGCTTCCGCTGCATCCGCAGGTCAACTCCCTGCTGGCGGACACCACGACGACCCTGCTGCTGGCCGTCGAACACCGGGCCTCGACCTTCGCCGGCCGCGCCCAGGACCTCCAGCGGCGCCTGTGGGCCGACCTGGAGCACCGCTACTTCAGCGGCGTCCAGGTCCTCCGGGAGCTGACGAAACTGCGCGGCACCCTCGCCCCGGCGATGCCCGTCGTGATGACCAGCCTCGCCGGCCACCCGCCCAACTACGAGCAGAACGAACTCGGAGTGCCCGTCTACGGCATCTCCCAGACCCCGCAGGTCTCGCTGGACTTCCAGGTGTTCGAGAAGGCGGGCGGTCTCACCTTCAACTGGGACCACCTCCCCGCGGTGTACCCGGACGGGCTGATCGAGGGCATGTTCGAGGACTTCGTCGCGCTCATCGAGTCACTGGGCGAGGAGGACGCCTGGGAGCGGCACTCGCCGCCGCCCGGCGAGGAGGCGGCCCTCGCCGAAGCCGCCGGGGAACGGGACACCGGAGACGCCTGGGAACGCTACTGGGCGGGCATCGAGCGCACGGGCCGCGGCGGGGACGTCATCTGGGACGCCGACAGCGGCGAGGAGTTCTCCTGGCTGCTCGACCAGGCGAAGCGGCACTTCCGGGACGACATGCCGGTCGTCGACCTCGGCTGCGGCAACGGCCGCTACAGCCGTGAACTCGCCGCGCACTACCCGCGCGTCGTCGGTGTGGACGTGTCCACCAGCGCGATCGAGCACGCCGTCCGGGAGGCACGCGAGGAAGGGGTGGCCAACGTCGACCACCTCGCCGTCGACATGACCGACGCGGCCCAGGCCGCCGCCCTGGGCGAAGGCCCCTACAACATCTTCGTCCGTGGCGTCTTCCACGTCCTCGACGACGCGGCCCGGGCACGGCTCGCGTCCGTCGCGGGCCGGTTGCTCGGCCGCGACGGGGTGCTGATCGTCCACGAACCCGACTACTCCAGCAACTCCTTCGGCTACCTCGGCTTCGTCGGCGGCAAGCGCGGCCGGGCCGAGGACCTGGTGGGCCCGCTCGAGGCGGCCGGCGTACGGCACTCCCACCGCTTCACCCGTCCCGAACTCGCCGCGGCCTTCCCGGCGGACGACTGGGAGGTCGTGCACGACCAGGCGGTGCAACTGCACGCCGTCGACCCCGAGTCGGACTCCGAGGCGCTGCTGCTCCCCGGCTACTACGCGGTGCTCCGCCGCAGGCAGTGA